The Peptostreptococcaceae bacterium genome window below encodes:
- a CDS encoding protein arginine kinase, protein MENQDINKNNFDNIALSSRIRLARNISEKSYPWKMDEIAGLEVAGLIRRAALEKGGLEKYGFEFKFVSEMNKDEKADLLANHLMSIDLIKNPKNGGILISGDKTVSILVNEEDHLRIQTVLPGFDLGNAWQEADTVDDLMEESVSYAFDRHYGYLTACPSNIGTGMRASVMLHLPALAFTKYIKRVFDITNTIGLTVRGLYGEGTSTEGDIYQISNQVTIGRTEADIIGDLEKITMHVMAKERQAREYLVTKQKTRTEDRIFRAMGILSNARLMSRIEGMKLLSLIRLGVDIEIVKNVEMDDLDTLTKELQSIENNDAAESAKEIAMKVREFFK, encoded by the coding sequence ATGGAAAACCAAGATATAAACAAAAACAATTTCGACAATATTGCGTTGTCGAGCAGGATAAGGCTTGCTAGAAACATAAGCGAAAAGTCTTATCCATGGAAAATGGATGAAATAGCGGGCTTGGAGGTTGCGGGATTGATAAGAAGGGCCGCTCTCGAAAAGGGCGGGCTCGAAAAATATGGCTTTGAATTTAAATTTGTATCTGAAATGAACAAAGATGAAAAGGCTGATTTGCTTGCTAATCATCTTATGAGCATTGATTTGATAAAAAATCCTAAAAATGGAGGAATTCTTATAAGCGGGGACAAGACCGTTTCAATTCTCGTAAACGAGGAGGATCATTTAAGGATTCAAACCGTGCTTCCGGGATTCGACCTAGGCAACGCTTGGCAGGAAGCGGATACCGTAGATGATTTGATGGAGGAGAGTGTAAGCTATGCCTTCGACAGGCATTACGGCTATTTGACGGCGTGTCCATCCAATATAGGCACAGGTATGAGAGCATCGGTGATGCTTCATTTGCCGGCTTTGGCATTTACCAAATACATCAAGCGCGTGTTTGATATAACAAATACGATAGGCCTTACGGTTAGGGGACTCTATGGCGAAGGAACTTCCACCGAAGGCGACATATATCAAATATCAAACCAGGTGACAATAGGGAGAACTGAAGCGGATATTATTGGCGACTTGGAGAAAATAACAATGCATGTAATGGCAAAGGAGCGCCAAGCTAGAGAGTACCTGGTGACAAAGCAAAAGACAAGAACGGAAGACAGAATATTCAGGGCCATGGGAATACTTTCGAATGCAAGATTGATGAGTCGTATCGAGGGCATGAAGTTGCTTTCCCTTATACGTCTGGGAGTGGATATTGAGATTGTTAAGAATGTGGAAATGGACGACTTGGATACACTCACTAAAGAGCTTCAAAGCATTGAAAATAATGATGCCGCTGAGTCTGCAAAGGAAATAGCTATGAAAGTACGAGAATTCTTTAAATAA
- a CDS encoding UvrB/UvrC motif-containing protein, translating into MECEICKAKAIVHIIRMENGVKQEMHLCEKCAKEKFGFIFKGKIPSNSMMKGIIELINDDAGTSKALKEMICPKCGMSFHEFKETGRMGCPACYECFNERVLPIINRMHRNDVHIGKIPKRYEEKHSVEIKLDQYKAKMDEAVKNENFERAAELRDEIKNLENNAGE; encoded by the coding sequence ATGGAATGTGAAATATGCAAAGCCAAGGCAATAGTTCATATAATCCGCATGGAGAATGGGGTGAAACAGGAGATGCATTTATGTGAGAAATGCGCCAAAGAAAAATTCGGGTTCATATTTAAGGGGAAGATTCCTTCAAACAGCATGATGAAGGGTATAATTGAACTCATTAATGACGATGCGGGGACATCAAAAGCTTTAAAAGAAATGATATGCCCAAAATGCGGAATGAGTTTCCATGAGTTTAAGGAGACAGGGCGCATGGGATGTCCTGCGTGCTATGAATGTTTTAATGAAAGGGTTTTGCCGATTATAAATAGAATGCATAGAAATGATGTACACATAGGGAAAATTCCCAAAAGGTATGAAGAGAAGCATTCCGTGGAGATAAAACTGGATCAATACAAAGCAAAAATGGATGAGGCGGTCAAAAATGAGAATTTCGAAAGGGCGGCTGAGCTTCGGGATGAAATAAAGAACCTGGAGAATAATGCCGGCGAATAG
- a CDS encoding ATP-dependent Clp protease ATP-binding subunit: MFENFTEKAKKSIESSKAEASFLRHNYVGTEHMLLGLMSEKDGMAYKVLVALGVRAEDIRNMIKTYIGMGDKPVEIMGFTPRTKRIFENSIIEARRLKQNYVGTEHILISITNEKECIANKFLISMGISQEMILKQMGKYMMGEKQGAMQADEDKKKSDTPMLDKYGKDLTEQARLGKLDPVVGRAKEIERVIQILSRRTKNNPVLIGEPGVGKTAIAEGLAQKIADGNISETLKDKKIIALDMGLMVAGAKYRGEFEERLTKVVEEINKKKNIILFIDELHTIVGAGGAEGAINASNILKPALSKGELQAIGATTIDEYKKYIEKDMALERRFQPIVVEEPSVEDTILILKGLRDKYEVHHGVKITDSAIQAAAELSDRYISDRYLPDKAVDLIDEAASKLRIGLTTRSPEIENMEKELETLKKEKEEAVSTQNFEEAAKIRDREKILKEKLEEDKKLSGNNKKKAEIDRDDISRIVSSWTGIPVTKLAEEESQKLLNLENILHKKVIGQQEAIEAVSKAVRRARVGLKSPNRPVGSFIFLGPTGVGKTELSKALSEALFGDDESIIRVDMSEYMEKHSISKMIGSPPGYVGFDDGGQLTEKIRRKPYSVILFDEIEKAHPDVFNLLLQLLDEGRMTDSKGRTVDFKNTVIIMTSNVGARSIKKQTTLGFVAGGENEYENMKDKVKTELKKRFRPEFLNRIDEIIVFHQLNEGHIEKIVELMLKDLSARLETMEIFIDISSDAKSFLAEKGFDKEYGARPLQRVIAKEVEDKLSEEILKGTVVSGGHVMVDLKEGKITLAV, translated from the coding sequence TTGTTTGAAAATTTTACGGAAAAGGCAAAAAAAAGCATTGAATCTTCTAAGGCTGAAGCATCTTTTTTGCGTCACAACTATGTGGGGACTGAGCATATGCTTCTGGGATTGATGAGCGAAAAAGACGGTATGGCCTACAAGGTTCTTGTGGCTCTGGGAGTTCGGGCTGAGGACATTCGGAATATGATAAAAACATATATAGGAATGGGGGACAAGCCCGTTGAAATAATGGGATTCACACCCCGCACAAAACGTATTTTCGAGAACAGCATAATTGAGGCCAGGCGGCTTAAACAAAACTATGTGGGAACCGAACATATTCTAATATCTATTACTAATGAAAAAGAATGCATTGCAAACAAATTTTTGATAAGCATGGGAATTTCCCAGGAAATGATATTAAAGCAAATGGGCAAATATATGATGGGCGAAAAACAGGGAGCTATGCAAGCCGATGAGGACAAGAAAAAAAGCGATACTCCGATGCTTGATAAATACGGAAAGGACTTGACTGAGCAGGCGAGACTCGGTAAGCTCGATCCGGTTGTAGGAAGGGCCAAGGAAATAGAAAGAGTAATACAGATTTTAAGCAGGAGGACAAAAAATAATCCTGTACTGATAGGAGAGCCGGGTGTAGGGAAAACGGCAATAGCCGAGGGCCTTGCTCAAAAGATAGCGGACGGAAATATTTCGGAAACCCTGAAGGACAAGAAGATAATAGCTTTGGACATGGGACTCATGGTGGCTGGTGCAAAATATAGAGGCGAGTTTGAGGAGCGCCTTACGAAGGTTGTGGAGGAAATCAACAAAAAGAAGAATATAATTCTTTTTATTGATGAACTGCATACCATAGTAGGTGCTGGAGGCGCTGAGGGAGCAATAAATGCATCCAATATATTGAAGCCGGCATTATCAAAAGGAGAACTGCAGGCCATAGGTGCCACAACTATAGACGAATACAAGAAGTATATAGAGAAAGATATGGCGCTTGAAAGAAGATTTCAGCCTATTGTTGTTGAGGAGCCATCGGTCGAGGACACAATATTGATTTTGAAAGGGCTAAGAGACAAATATGAGGTCCATCATGGAGTTAAGATAACTGATTCAGCCATTCAAGCAGCGGCTGAATTGTCAGACAGATACATCTCGGACAGATATTTGCCGGATAAGGCTGTAGACCTAATTGACGAGGCTGCTTCCAAGCTAAGAATAGGTTTGACTACCCGTTCGCCGGAGATTGAAAACATGGAAAAAGAATTGGAAACGCTGAAGAAGGAAAAAGAGGAGGCTGTAAGTACGCAGAATTTCGAGGAAGCAGCTAAAATAAGAGATAGGGAAAAAATACTAAAAGAAAAACTGGAAGAGGATAAAAAGCTTTCAGGCAACAACAAGAAAAAAGCCGAGATTGACAGAGATGATATTTCAAGAATTGTATCGAGTTGGACCGGTATTCCGGTGACTAAATTGGCGGAGGAGGAATCGCAAAAACTCCTTAATCTGGAGAATATTCTGCACAAAAAGGTCATAGGGCAGCAAGAAGCGATAGAAGCCGTTTCGAAAGCTGTAAGACGTGCTAGGGTAGGCCTTAAGAGCCCCAATAGACCAGTAGGATCATTCATTTTTTTGGGGCCGACCGGTGTGGGAAAGACCGAGCTATCAAAGGCTTTGTCGGAGGCATTGTTCGGAGATGATGAATCCATTATTCGCGTGGATATGAGCGAATACATGGAAAAACATTCAATATCAAAAATGATTGGTTCGCCTCCGGGATATGTTGGATTTGACGATGGCGGACAATTGACCGAAAAAATAAGAAGAAAGCCGTACTCGGTAATATTGTTTGATGAAATTGAAAAAGCGCATCCCGATGTATTCAATCTGCTTTTGCAGTTGCTAGATGAAGGCCGCATGACTGACAGCAAGGGGCGTACTGTGGATTTCAAGAATACGGTCATAATAATGACATCCAATGTAGGAGCTAGAAGCATTAAGAAGCAGACTACACTTGGATTTGTAGCGGGTGGAGAAAACGAATATGAAAACATGAAGGACAAGGTAAAAACCGAGCTCAAGAAACGCTTCAGGCCGGAATTCCTGAATAGAATAGATGAGATAATAGTGTTTCACCAATTGAACGAAGGGCATATAGAAAAAATAGTTGAACTAATGCTAAAGGACTTGTCTGCAAGGCTTGAAACGATGGAAATTTTCATAGATATTTCAAGCGATGCAAAGAGCTTTCTTGCTGAAAAAGGTTTCGATAAGGAATACGGAGCGAGGCCGCTTCAAAGGGTAATCGCCAAGGAGGTTGAAGACAAGCTGTCCGAGGAAATATTAAAAGGGACGGTTGTTTCGGGAGGCCATGTTATGGTGGACTTGAAAGAAGGAAAAATTACATTGGCGGTATAA
- a CDS encoding CtsR family transcriptional regulator has protein sequence MARLSDLIEVFIKDMLKDSGSRDIEIQRNELANYFECAPSQINYVLTTRFPLERGYIIESRRGGGGNIRIIRIKYNEEDFVSNILLAVGNGISKMKADALIDTLLEQKLVKRREAEIMKAALKDRTLTFAGENRNRVRAEIIKSMMAVLMKREA, from the coding sequence GTGGCCAGACTAAGCGACTTGATTGAGGTTTTTATAAAGGATATGCTAAAAGATTCGGGAAGCCGGGACATTGAGATACAGAGGAATGAACTGGCAAATTATTTTGAGTGTGCTCCGTCCCAAATAAATTATGTATTGACTACGAGATTCCCTTTGGAAAGAGGATATATAATCGAAAGCAGAAGAGGCGGGGGAGGAAACATACGGATTATCAGAATCAAATATAATGAGGAAGATTTCGTATCCAACATACTCCTTGCGGTAGGAAATGGGATAAGCAAGATGAAGGCGGATGCTCTCATAGACACTCTTTTGGAGCAAAAACTAGTAAAGCGGCGTGAAGCCGAAATAATGAAGGCTGCTTTGAAGGACAGGACATTGACCTTTGCGGGTGAGAATAGAAATCGGGTCAGAGCTGAAATAATCAAGAGTATGATGGCTGTTCTCATGAAAAGGGAGGCGTGA
- a CDS encoding ABC transporter permease encodes MVPYIIIGFIDFIVAMGIGVLWFGVAVEGSLLLMIAAGLGFVICSLSIGMLISTLADSQLAAMQMTIIIILPSVLLSGFVFPLEAMPMFIKVISRVIPLTYFLEISRSIMLKGAGIRGLYQEILSMVGLTALILTIAIKRFKQIMQ; translated from the coding sequence ATGGTTCCATACATCATAATAGGCTTCATCGATTTTATCGTAGCCATGGGCATAGGGGTATTGTGGTTTGGAGTTGCGGTGGAAGGGAGCCTTCTGCTTATGATTGCCGCGGGTCTGGGTTTTGTTATTTGCTCGCTTTCTATCGGGATGCTAATTTCAACGCTGGCGGACTCCCAATTGGCGGCAATGCAGATGACAATAATCATAATTCTGCCAAGCGTGCTTCTATCTGGTTTTGTATTTCCTCTCGAAGCGATGCCAATGTTCATAAAGGTGATAAGCAGAGTCATACCGCTCACATATTTTCTTGAAATTTCGAGAAGCATAATGCTCAAGGGTGCAGGAATTAGAGGTCTTTATCAAGAAATACTTAGCATGGTAGGCTTGACGGCCTTGATTTTGACTATTGCCATAAAAAGATTCAAACAAATAATGCAGTAA